In one window of Frigoriglobus tundricola DNA:
- a CDS encoding leucine-rich repeat domain-containing protein: MLRIVSFALALSGLCLCSTLRADDAEDKAVAVVKKLGGTVTRDETGLGKPITTVTLSNTEVTDAGLKDLAGLTNLTTLELSGTKLTDASLKELAPLTNLTTLDLSFTPVTDAGLKELAALPSLSTLNINATKVTDAGLKELVTLTNLTTLEVGGTNVTDAGVKELTTLKNLITLEVGGTKVTDAGLKELATLKDLTELGLSGTKVTDAGVKELATLTNLTTLNVGNTKVTDAGVKELATLTNLTSLNVGGTKVTDAGLKELATLKNLTELYLVDPKVTDTGLKELAALTNLTTLYLSGKKVTDAGVKELATLKNLITLGLDGTEVTDAGLKELATLKNLTALDLRSTRVTDAGLKELATLKNLTALDLRSTRVTDAGLKELATFKNLTTLNLRQTEVTDAGLKDVAALTNLTALYLFDTKVTDAGLKELQQALPNCQIKK; this comes from the coding sequence ATGTTAAGGATTGTGTCGTTCGCTCTGGCGTTGTCGGGGCTGTGTCTGTGCTCGACTCTCCGGGCCGACGACGCCGAGGACAAGGCCGTTGCGGTCGTGAAGAAGCTTGGCGGAACGGTGACCCGCGATGAGACGGGACTCGGGAAACCGATCACTACCGTCACCCTGAGTAACACGGAAGTGACGGACGCGGGGCTGAAAGACCTGGCCGGACTCACGAACCTCACCACTCTCGAACTGAGCGGCACCAAGCTGACGGACGCGAGTCTGAAGGAACTGGCTCCGCTCACGAACCTCACCACCCTCGACCTGAGCTTCACGCCAGTGACGGACGCGGGGCTGAAGGAACTGGCCGCACTCCCGAGCCTCTCCACGCTCAACATAAACGCCACGAAGGTGACGGACGCGGGGTTGAAGGAACTGGTTACACTCACGAACCTCACCACGCTCGAGGTGGGCGGCACGAATGTCACGGACGCGGGAGTGAAGGAACTGACTACACTCAAGAACCTCATCACGCTCGAGGTGGGCGGTACGAAGGTGACGGACGCGGGGCTGAAGGAATTGGCCACACTCAAGGACCTCACCGAGCTCGGCCTGAGCGGCACGAAGGTGACGGACGCGGGAGTGAAGGAACTGGCTACACTCACGAACCTCACCACCCTCAACGTGGGCAACACGAAGGTGACGGACGCGGGAGTGAAGGAACTGGCTACACTCACGAACCTTACCTCACTCAACGTGGGCGGCACGAAGGTGACGGACGCGGGGCTGAAGGAATTGGCCACACTCAAGAACCTCACCGAGCTCTATCTGGTGGATCCGAAGGTGACGGACACGGGCCTGAAGGAACTGGCCGCACTCACGAACCTCACCACGCTCTACCTGAGCGGCAAGAAGGTAACGGACGCGGGAGTGAAGGAACTGGCTACACTCAAGAACCTCATCACGCTCGGCCTGGACGGGACTGAGGTGACGGACGCGGGGCTGAAGGAACTGGCTACACTCAAGAACCTTACCGCACTAGACCTGAGATCCACCCGGGTGACAGATGCGGGCCTGAAGGAACTGGCTACACTCAAGAACCTTACCGCACTAGACCTGAGATCCACCCGGGTGACGGATGCGGGCCTGAAGGAACTGGCCACATTCAAGAACCTCACCACGCTCAATCTGAGACAGACAGAGGTGACGGACGCGGGCTTGAAGGACGTGGCCGCACTCACGAACCTCACCGCACTCTACCTATTCGACACCAAGGTGACGGACGCGGGGCTGAAGGAACTCCAGCAGGCATTGCCGAACTGCCAAATCAAGAAGTAA
- a CDS encoding SDR family oxidoreductase has product MTDILTWEEPVTADTTLLTGATGLLGRYLLRDLSARGVPLAVLVRGDRQRPAAARLDTLLGCWDREFGRRLPRPHLLEGDLTKPGLGLSREAAAWMAARCRQVVHNGASLTFVGADRTGDPWLTNVTGTANVVAACRAAGVRALHYVSTAYVCGRRTDCVYENEPVAADGFRNDYEASKAAAERLVRAADFPEPVTVLRPAVIVGDYATGFTSTYHGLYLYLQFLWQMARRAPRRPDRSWRLPIRLNLAGGELRNIVPVDWVSAVMADVVSRPELHGRTYHLAPARPLTTQSLEASIAGYFGYEGVTFAGRGALAAGSLTPAEAQFYKYVARYEQYWADEPRFDTRNLQAAVPDRPCPPTDAAFVRRLIDYAIGDDWGRKRAPRPAPVSA; this is encoded by the coding sequence ATGACTGACATTCTCACCTGGGAGGAACCCGTGACCGCCGACACGACTTTGCTAACCGGAGCGACCGGTCTGCTCGGCCGCTATTTGCTCCGGGATCTGAGCGCCCGGGGCGTGCCCCTGGCCGTCCTGGTGCGAGGCGACCGGCAGCGGCCCGCGGCCGCCCGCCTGGACACACTGCTCGGCTGCTGGGACCGGGAGTTCGGCCGCCGCCTGCCCCGGCCGCACCTGTTGGAAGGCGACCTGACCAAACCCGGCCTCGGCTTGTCCCGGGAAGCGGCCGCGTGGATGGCCGCGCGGTGCCGGCAAGTGGTACACAACGGGGCGAGCCTGACGTTCGTCGGGGCCGACCGCACCGGCGATCCGTGGCTGACCAATGTGACCGGGACGGCCAACGTCGTGGCGGCCTGTCGGGCGGCCGGGGTGCGGGCGCTCCACTACGTCTCGACCGCGTACGTCTGCGGGCGGCGAACCGACTGCGTCTACGAGAACGAGCCGGTCGCCGCGGACGGGTTCCGGAACGACTACGAGGCGTCGAAGGCGGCGGCCGAGCGGCTGGTGCGGGCGGCCGATTTCCCGGAGCCGGTCACCGTGCTCCGGCCGGCCGTCATCGTCGGGGACTACGCCACCGGGTTCACGTCCACGTACCACGGGCTGTACCTGTACCTCCAGTTCCTGTGGCAAATGGCCCGGCGGGCGCCCCGCCGCCCGGACCGGTCGTGGCGGCTGCCGATCCGGCTCAACTTGGCCGGCGGCGAGTTGCGGAACATCGTCCCCGTGGACTGGGTGTCGGCCGTCATGGCCGATGTGGTCTCCCGGCCGGAGCTGCACGGGCGGACGTACCACCTCGCGCCCGCGCGGCCGCTGACCACCCAGAGTCTGGAGGCGAGCATCGCCGGGTACTTCGGCTACGAGGGCGTGACCTTCGCCGGCCGCGGGGCACTGGCCGCGGGCTCGCTCACCCCGGCCGAAGCGCAGTTCTACAAGTACGTCGCCCGGTACGAGCAATACTGGGCCGACGAGCCGCGGTTCGACACGCGGAACCTGCAAGCCGCCGTCCCGGACCGGCCGTGCCCCCCGACCGACGCGGCGTTCGTTCGCCGGCTGATCGACTACGCCATTGGCGACGATTGGGGCCGCAAGCGGGCGCCCCGGCCCGCGCCCGTCTCGGCGTAG
- a CDS encoding glucuronate isomerase: MPADQLVQNLESALSMVPLIDAHSHIDPLSPVSKSLDDILGYHYYTELAHSAGMPQTLLAKDADPRDRVREIVRFMDRYDNTAQYGWFLDIARAFLGFEDGRKLVPADADRLFDVAAKTFAQPDWEAQVFAKSRLEKVFLTNEFDDPLKGFDTAKYVPCLRTDALVFHLDRPDTRRRLEAISGVHVRDGATLRMALARVFVHFTRNGAKACAISLPPNFHPAKFDDEHFYEQMQFHGFQDLAPGVFWLIAEYCRDFKLPFDLMIGVNRRVYDKGVYQGQDLFDQRTSLVQYKDLFNAFPDVTFPVSVLTSAQNQELVAHSWIFPNVLPNGHWWYSNTPPYIRKDLTERLTAVPKTKLIGYYSDAYKLEFVKPKYGMYRRILAHVLADEYVRPGALSETDAVALGTRLLRDNVKEVFKV; the protein is encoded by the coding sequence ATGCCGGCCGATCAACTGGTGCAGAACCTGGAGTCCGCGCTGTCCATGGTTCCCCTCATCGACGCGCACTCCCACATCGACCCGCTCAGCCCCGTGTCGAAGTCGCTCGACGACATCCTCGGCTACCACTACTACACGGAACTCGCGCACTCCGCGGGGATGCCCCAGACGCTGCTCGCGAAAGACGCCGACCCGCGCGACCGCGTCCGCGAGATCGTTCGGTTCATGGACCGGTACGACAACACCGCCCAGTACGGCTGGTTCCTGGACATCGCCCGCGCGTTCCTCGGCTTCGAGGACGGGCGCAAGCTCGTCCCGGCGGACGCGGACCGACTGTTCGATGTGGCCGCGAAGACCTTCGCCCAGCCGGACTGGGAGGCGCAGGTGTTCGCGAAGTCGCGGCTCGAAAAGGTCTTCCTGACCAACGAGTTCGACGACCCGCTGAAGGGATTCGACACCGCGAAGTACGTCCCCTGCCTCCGCACGGACGCGCTCGTCTTCCACCTGGACCGGCCGGACACGCGGCGGCGGCTCGAAGCGATCAGCGGCGTTCACGTCCGCGACGGGGCCACGCTGCGAATGGCGCTGGCGCGGGTGTTCGTTCACTTCACGCGGAACGGGGCGAAGGCGTGCGCCATCTCCCTGCCGCCCAACTTCCACCCGGCGAAGTTCGACGACGAGCACTTCTACGAGCAGATGCAGTTCCACGGGTTCCAGGACCTGGCGCCGGGCGTGTTCTGGCTGATCGCCGAGTACTGCCGCGACTTCAAGCTGCCGTTCGACCTGATGATCGGCGTGAACCGCCGCGTGTACGACAAGGGCGTGTACCAGGGGCAGGACCTGTTCGACCAGCGCACCAGCCTGGTGCAGTACAAGGACCTGTTCAACGCGTTCCCGGACGTGACGTTCCCGGTGTCGGTGCTGACGAGCGCGCAGAACCAGGAACTGGTCGCGCACTCGTGGATCTTCCCGAACGTGCTCCCGAACGGGCACTGGTGGTACTCGAACACCCCGCCGTACATCCGGAAGGACCTGACCGAGCGGCTGACGGCGGTGCCGAAGACGAAGCTGATCGGCTACTACTCGGACGCGTACAAGCTGGAGTTCGTGAAGCCGAAGTACGGCATGTACCGGCGCATCCTGGCGCACGTGCTGGCGGACGAGTACGTGCGGCCGGGGGCGCTGAGCGAAACCGACGCCGTCGCGCTGGGCACGCGGCTCCTGCGCGACAACGTCAAAGAGGTGTTCAAGGTGTGA
- a CDS encoding CRTAC1 family protein, whose product MFEDVSCLIANNPPGLHYGVAVAALNGTKFAFVVAGFAGPNRVLAWANGQLRDTAPPELADEERQSVAVAAGDFDGDGREELYVLNADTFTGPKRFADRLFKRGPDGHWADLFDRPENAGVRNLASGRSVAVIDRRGIGRYGFFVANFGRPMRLYELGPGGTVADLAPPLGLARTASGRGVLALPVLSAHPDLICVNEQGPNFAFRNRGDGTFEEVAEHLHLRDCEEPARGVAAVDAGGAFALAWANWGGPHRFMTRRPNGEWRDRATPGFAFPSAARTVIAADFDNDGTDELFLNHLGEPNRLYRVGTAPDHTPGGEVALTMLDAGAAQDEDGFGTGAAVCDIDGDGVLELLVSRGERSPQPLAVFKARAAYPNWLRVKPLTRFGAPARGAVVRAEYGSRVRVKGVCAGSGYLCQMEPVAHFGLGNATAVDRVTVTWPDGTAVALLNPGGNTTVTVPYPRG is encoded by the coding sequence ATGTTCGAAGACGTGTCCTGTCTGATCGCGAACAACCCGCCGGGGCTGCACTACGGCGTGGCCGTGGCGGCGCTGAACGGGACGAAGTTCGCGTTCGTGGTCGCCGGCTTCGCCGGGCCGAACCGCGTACTCGCGTGGGCGAACGGTCAGTTACGCGACACGGCCCCCCCGGAACTGGCCGACGAGGAGCGCCAGAGCGTGGCGGTGGCCGCGGGCGACTTCGACGGCGACGGCCGCGAGGAACTGTACGTCCTCAACGCGGACACGTTCACCGGGCCGAAGCGGTTCGCCGACCGGCTCTTCAAGCGCGGCCCGGACGGGCACTGGGCGGACCTCTTCGACCGCCCCGAGAACGCCGGCGTGCGGAACCTCGCCTCCGGCCGCAGTGTGGCCGTGATCGACCGCCGCGGGATCGGTCGGTACGGCTTCTTCGTTGCCAACTTCGGCCGCCCGATGCGCCTCTACGAACTCGGCCCCGGCGGGACGGTCGCGGACCTGGCCCCGCCGCTGGGCCTGGCGCGAACGGCGAGCGGCCGCGGGGTGCTGGCCCTGCCGGTGCTTTCCGCGCACCCGGACCTGATCTGCGTGAACGAGCAGGGGCCGAACTTCGCATTCCGCAACCGCGGCGACGGCACCTTCGAGGAGGTGGCGGAGCACCTGCACCTCCGCGACTGCGAGGAACCGGCCCGCGGGGTGGCGGCGGTTGATGCGGGCGGCGCGTTCGCGCTGGCGTGGGCCAACTGGGGCGGCCCGCACCGGTTCATGACGCGCCGCCCGAACGGGGAGTGGAGGGACCGCGCGACGCCGGGGTTCGCGTTCCCGTCGGCGGCCCGCACGGTGATCGCGGCCGACTTCGACAACGACGGCACCGACGAGCTGTTCCTCAACCACCTGGGCGAACCGAACCGCCTCTACCGGGTGGGCACCGCGCCCGATCACACGCCGGGAGGCGAAGTCGCACTCACGATGCTCGACGCGGGCGCCGCTCAGGACGAGGACGGGTTCGGCACGGGGGCGGCGGTCTGCGACATCGACGGTGACGGCGTCCTCGAACTGCTGGTTTCGCGCGGGGAACGGTCGCCGCAACCGCTGGCGGTGTTCAAGGCGCGGGCCGCGTACCCGAACTGGCTCCGCGTGAAGCCGCTCACGCGGTTCGGCGCGCCGGCCCGCGGCGCGGTCGTTCGCGCCGAGTACGGCAGTCGCGTGCGCGTGAAGGGCGTGTGCGCCGGCAGCGGCTACCTGTGCCAGATGGAACCGGTGGCGCACTTCGGACTGGGCAACGCCACCGCCGTGGACCGCGTCACCGTCACCTGGCCGGACGGCACCGCCGTGGCGCTCCTCAACCCCGGCGGAAACACAACCGTCACGGTTCCCTATCCGCGGGGGTGA
- a CDS encoding methyltransferase family protein, with protein MEPLPARDLSLSARLAWFVVNLTLGILPTLLFFAWVEQDTDIPAVAHAFGWPWVELPMESVGEKLIWDAGLFALFAFLHSFFAQVGVQDRVRAVVPAPVVRSFYLAVSGSALFLMMGLWQHTGVKVWRLPLSAEAEAWAAGIVFAIPAVIVLWLVARLGFWDFLGWAQLFGPAAPVVRTAGTPALRTTGIYGHVRHPVYTGLLMMFLLGPTLSLDRLAVFAAALAYLSVGIPVEERKLIRLFGREYAVYRRRVPALLPTGRRVI; from the coding sequence ATGGAGCCATTACCGGCACGCGATCTGTCCCTGTCGGCCCGCCTCGCCTGGTTCGTTGTCAACCTCACCTTGGGTATCTTGCCGACGCTGCTCTTTTTCGCATGGGTCGAGCAAGACACCGACATACCCGCCGTCGCCCACGCGTTCGGTTGGCCGTGGGTCGAGTTACCGATGGAATCCGTCGGCGAGAAGCTGATCTGGGACGCGGGCCTGTTCGCACTGTTCGCCTTCCTGCACTCGTTCTTCGCCCAGGTGGGCGTACAGGACCGCGTACGGGCGGTCGTTCCCGCCCCGGTGGTGCGATCGTTCTACCTGGCCGTGTCGGGCAGCGCCCTCTTTCTCATGATGGGCCTCTGGCAGCACACGGGCGTAAAGGTCTGGCGACTGCCCTTGTCGGCAGAAGCCGAGGCGTGGGCGGCCGGCATCGTATTTGCGATACCTGCGGTCATCGTGCTGTGGCTGGTCGCCCGACTCGGGTTCTGGGACTTCCTTGGGTGGGCCCAGTTATTCGGCCCGGCGGCCCCGGTCGTCCGCACCGCCGGCACGCCTGCCCTGAGAACCACCGGCATCTACGGTCACGTCCGGCACCCGGTGTATACCGGCCTGCTCATGATGTTCCTTCTCGGTCCGACGCTCTCGCTCGACCGGCTGGCCGTGTTTGCCGCCGCCCTGGCGTACCTCTCGGTCGGTATCCCGGTCGAGGAGCGGAAGTTGATCCGCCTGTTCGGCAGGGAGTACGCCGTCTACCGGCGCCGCGTCCCCGCCCTCCTTCCCACCGGCCGCCGGGTCATCTGA
- a CDS encoding chemotaxis protein CheW, which produces MELPPVATSEPYILFELAGTPYAVPSAGVQRMEMLEHVTPVPNAPPFVDGVVFSRGRVVPAINLRRRFGFERVAYDLRTRLIVVTHADRAVGLIVDSAREFVSISTDAVQPPPDALAGTSGNYLSGIATVADRVVLLLDVSEVLKHAADPAPAGGPGD; this is translated from the coding sequence ATGGAGCTCCCCCCCGTGGCGACGTCCGAACCGTACATCCTGTTTGAACTCGCCGGCACCCCGTATGCCGTGCCCAGCGCGGGCGTCCAGCGGATGGAGATGCTCGAGCACGTCACCCCGGTGCCGAACGCCCCGCCGTTCGTGGACGGGGTGGTGTTCTCCCGCGGTCGCGTCGTCCCCGCCATCAACCTCCGGCGCCGGTTCGGGTTCGAGCGGGTGGCGTACGACCTGAGGACCCGCCTGATCGTCGTCACCCACGCCGACCGGGCGGTCGGTCTGATCGTCGATTCGGCCCGAGAGTTCGTGAGCATCTCGACGGACGCCGTCCAGCCGCCGCCCGACGCGCTCGCCGGGACGAGCGGGAACTACCTGAGTGGCATCGCCACCGTCGCCGACCGGGTGGTCCTGCTTCTCGACGTGTCCGAGGTCTTGAAACACGCGGCCGATCCGGCCCCCGCCGGCGGTCCCGGGGACTGA
- a CDS encoding chemotaxis protein CheA, which produces MATDDPIDPSDLFSDYLVECDEHLTGAKELLLGLESKPGSERREQFDGLFRHFHTIKGLSGIAGVREAEQLAHHLEEYLGALRRGSAELNSEGISVLIDGVKAVEGVIGARRDRLPMPVIEPLITRVIALLPTRAAADSAPPESPARASAAQQRLPGPPADKLVAIRAALREGARAWRVTFVPTPALAERGTNVGSVRERLKALGEIVHAEPTPISGGGISFAFVVLSRDADLATALAGDGLSVAPYEPPAVPPAAEPAREPLSIAPRNVVRVDLGRLDDLMRTVGELVITRARLDNALERVAAALPAAERRELQETSLTLERQLRDLREGVMRVRLVPVRDVFARMQFVVRDLARETGREIDLALKGEATEIDKFVVERLADPLLHLVRNAVSHGLEPAAERVAAGKPARGRIDLRAAAAGGAVVVEVEDDGRGIDPERVFAKARERGLVPPGGWSDPGAVLDLICLPGFSTRDTADRASGRGVGMDVVRRAIEDLGGSLELTTRPARGARFTARLPLTLAIADALIVAVGGQTYAAPQAVVREVVLVEPNALTVLENNELLRHHGGVLPLLRLTDLFGAARPPGPFPALVVGEGVQAVALGADRVLGLREIVVRQLSDPLVQAPGLAGATELGDGRAVLILDAVGLARYARTRRRLV; this is translated from the coding sequence GTGGCCACAGACGACCCGATCGACCCTTCGGACCTGTTCTCCGACTACCTGGTCGAGTGCGATGAGCATTTGACCGGGGCGAAGGAACTGTTGCTCGGGCTCGAATCGAAACCCGGCAGCGAACGGCGCGAGCAATTCGACGGTCTGTTCAGACACTTCCACACAATCAAGGGGCTGTCGGGCATCGCCGGGGTGCGAGAAGCGGAGCAACTCGCCCACCATTTGGAGGAGTACCTGGGGGCACTGCGAAGGGGCAGCGCCGAACTGAACTCCGAGGGGATCAGCGTTCTCATCGACGGGGTTAAGGCGGTCGAAGGGGTCATCGGGGCGCGCCGCGATCGCCTCCCGATGCCGGTGATCGAACCGCTGATCACGCGAGTGATCGCGCTTCTCCCGACCCGCGCCGCGGCCGACTCCGCGCCCCCCGAATCGCCCGCCCGCGCGTCCGCGGCCCAGCAGCGACTGCCGGGTCCGCCGGCCGATAAGCTGGTCGCGATCCGGGCCGCCCTGCGCGAGGGCGCACGGGCGTGGCGCGTCACCTTTGTTCCGACGCCCGCACTCGCGGAGCGGGGCACGAACGTGGGGTCGGTCCGGGAGCGGTTGAAAGCCCTGGGCGAGATCGTTCACGCCGAGCCGACCCCGATTTCGGGCGGCGGGATTTCATTCGCGTTCGTCGTCCTGAGCCGGGACGCCGATTTGGCCACAGCTCTCGCGGGCGACGGGCTGAGCGTCGCGCCCTACGAGCCGCCCGCGGTCCCGCCCGCGGCCGAGCCGGCCCGGGAACCGCTGTCGATCGCGCCCCGCAACGTGGTTCGCGTGGACCTCGGGCGCCTCGACGATCTCATGCGAACCGTCGGCGAGTTGGTCATCACGCGCGCCCGTTTGGACAACGCGCTGGAGCGTGTGGCGGCGGCGCTCCCGGCGGCCGAACGGCGCGAGCTGCAGGAGACCAGTTTGACCCTCGAGCGCCAGCTCCGCGACCTACGCGAGGGGGTGATGCGCGTCCGCCTGGTTCCCGTCCGGGACGTCTTCGCGCGGATGCAGTTCGTCGTCCGGGACCTGGCGCGTGAGACCGGGCGGGAGATCGACCTGGCACTCAAGGGCGAGGCCACGGAGATCGACAAGTTCGTGGTCGAGCGGCTGGCCGACCCGCTCCTGCACCTCGTCCGGAACGCGGTCAGTCACGGCCTGGAGCCGGCGGCCGAACGGGTCGCGGCCGGGAAGCCGGCGCGGGGGCGGATCGATCTCCGCGCCGCCGCGGCCGGCGGCGCGGTCGTGGTCGAGGTGGAGGACGACGGGCGCGGGATCGATCCGGAGCGGGTGTTCGCGAAGGCGCGGGAGCGCGGCCTCGTTCCGCCGGGCGGCTGGTCCGACCCGGGCGCGGTGCTGGACCTGATCTGCCTGCCCGGGTTCTCGACCCGCGACACCGCGGACCGGGCCAGCGGGCGGGGCGTCGGCATGGACGTGGTGCGGCGGGCGATCGAGGACCTCGGCGGCTCGCTGGAGTTGACCACTCGCCCGGCGCGGGGCGCCCGGTTTACTGCCCGGCTGCCGCTCACCCTGGCGATCGCGGACGCCCTGATTGTCGCGGTCGGGGGACAGACGTACGCGGCCCCACAGGCCGTCGTCCGGGAGGTCGTGCTGGTCGAACCGAATGCCCTTACTGTTCTGGAGAACAACGAGCTGCTGCGGCACCACGGCGGCGTGCTCCCGCTGCTCCGGCTGACCGACCTGTTCGGCGCGGCGCGGCCGCCCGGCCCCTTCCCCGCCCTCGTCGTCGGCGAGGGGGTGCAGGCCGTGGCGCTGGGCGCCGACCGCGTGCTCGGGTTGCGGGAAATTGTCGTCCGCCAGTTGTCCGATCCGCTGGTCCAGGCGCCCGGGCTCGCCGGCGCGACCGAACTCGGGGACGGGCGGGCGGTCCTGATTCTGGACGCGGTCGGGCTGGCCCGGTACGCCCGGACCCGGCGCCGGCTCGTGTGA
- a CDS encoding ABC transporter permease has product MPILTLAAKDLRLLLRDPRSAVILLVTPLLLILVLYFALGEGFGETTDERLRISIVNLDHGLPATVPFPEKPWSEVVIDDLSATQDIRLEIITDRAEAERLVAKGRRPAVVVFGERFSERMQRCSFLSQPDAVNPLGRDGIEFDRLDLSLVTDRTQPVSASIIEQVAQVTLLRVVIPWMIGKAFQRVGDEKFMELVTDRLNRVKPVPPEVLAELDPVVQKLLVALTDSPEFQALVLQEFRDAKGSNFLKAGQDALVIAGRKAEFRRAVHKAFQSPKLLEVMGKNIAFGEVLTPAVRKQVGPTVKRGVGDLFSNYNFEAVKWADLVKSDARRAGTTNRTTVSAIADLRAPILVPSNSVMFAFFLVLTVGWLFVAERKNGTLVRLRAAPITRGQILLGKLLPCLVVSLFQGFFLLAAGRVLLSMSWGPRPELLVPLIACTSFAAVGLSVLVASVARTETQVAVYGTLMVLVLGGISGALMPRELMPEQMKTISLVTPHAWALDAYAQLLASPAPDVTVVWTSCAVLLAFGGAFTALAWWRMDLE; this is encoded by the coding sequence ATGCCGATACTCACGCTTGCCGCGAAGGACCTGCGCCTGTTGCTCCGCGACCCGCGGAGCGCGGTCATCCTGCTCGTTACGCCGCTGCTGCTCATCCTCGTGTTGTACTTCGCGCTCGGGGAGGGGTTCGGCGAGACAACGGACGAGCGGCTCCGCATTTCCATTGTGAATCTCGACCACGGGCTCCCGGCGACGGTTCCGTTCCCCGAAAAGCCGTGGTCTGAAGTTGTAATCGACGATCTGAGCGCCACGCAAGACATTCGCCTAGAAATTATAACTGACCGGGCCGAGGCCGAGCGGCTGGTCGCGAAGGGGCGGCGCCCGGCGGTCGTGGTGTTCGGCGAGCGGTTCAGCGAGCGCATGCAGCGCTGTTCGTTCCTCTCGCAGCCGGATGCGGTCAACCCGCTCGGCCGCGACGGGATCGAGTTCGACCGCCTGGACCTGTCGCTGGTGACGGACCGCACCCAGCCCGTCTCCGCGTCCATTATCGAGCAGGTCGCGCAGGTCACGCTCTTGCGCGTCGTGATCCCCTGGATGATCGGGAAAGCGTTCCAGCGCGTCGGTGACGAGAAATTCATGGAACTCGTAACCGACCGGCTCAACAGGGTGAAGCCGGTCCCGCCGGAGGTGCTGGCCGAACTCGACCCGGTGGTGCAGAAACTGCTCGTCGCGCTGACCGACAGCCCGGAGTTCCAGGCACTGGTGCTGCAAGAGTTCCGCGACGCGAAGGGGAGCAACTTCCTCAAGGCCGGTCAGGACGCGCTCGTGATCGCGGGCCGGAAGGCGGAGTTCCGGCGGGCGGTTCACAAGGCGTTCCAGAGCCCGAAGCTCCTCGAAGTGATGGGCAAGAACATTGCCTTCGGGGAGGTCCTGACGCCCGCAGTTCGGAAGCAGGTCGGCCCGACGGTGAAGCGCGGCGTCGGCGACCTGTTCTCGAACTACAACTTCGAGGCGGTGAAGTGGGCCGATCTCGTCAAGAGCGACGCCCGGCGCGCCGGCACCACCAACCGCACGACGGTGTCCGCCATCGCGGACCTCCGGGCACCGATCCTGGTGCCGTCGAACTCGGTGATGTTCGCGTTCTTCCTGGTGCTGACCGTGGGCTGGCTGTTCGTCGCGGAGCGGAAGAACGGCACGCTGGTGCGGCTCCGGGCGGCGCCGATTACGCGCGGGCAGATCCTGCTGGGTAAATTGCTCCCGTGCCTGGTCGTGTCGCTGTTCCAGGGCTTCTTCCTGCTCGCCGCCGGCCGGGTGCTGCTCAGTATGTCGTGGGGGCCGCGGCCGGAACTACTGGTCCCGCTGATCGCCTGTACGTCGTTCGCGGCCGTCGGCCTCTCGGTGCTGGTGGCGAGCGTGGCCCGCACCGAGACTCAAGTCGCGGTGTACGGCACGCTCATGGTTCTGGTGTTGGGCGGCATCAGCGGCGCGCTGATGCCGCGCGAGCTGATGCCGGAACAGATGAAGACGATCAGCCTCGTCACCCCGCACGCATGGGCACTGGACGCCTACGCCCAACTCCTCGCCTCGCCCGCCCCCGACGTCACCGTCGTCTGGACGTCCTGCGCGGTGCTGCTCGCGTTCGGCGGGGCGTTCACGGCGCTGGCGTGGTGGCGGATGGATCTGGAGTAG
- a CDS encoding cupin domain-containing protein, which translates to MIRTLFTLAAGMGVGAGGTTVARRHEDGEKVKVLSATDIKEKVDGKGAKATVVEVTIEPGQSGLAHRHPGPGFVYVREGEYELGIDDQPTRVLKAGETFYEPTGCLRRVSKNPGQVKTRLIAVVLHSRDAKEVAVPEAKQK; encoded by the coding sequence ATGATCCGGACGCTATTCACGCTCGCGGCGGGTATGGGTGTCGGGGCTGGTGGGACGACGGTGGCCCGCCGCCATGAGGACGGCGAGAAGGTGAAGGTGCTTTCGGCGACCGACATAAAGGAGAAGGTGGACGGCAAGGGAGCGAAAGCGACGGTCGTCGAGGTGACGATCGAGCCCGGGCAATCCGGTCTTGCGCACCGTCATCCGGGGCCGGGGTTCGTGTACGTGCGAGAAGGCGAGTACGAACTGGGAATCGACGACCAGCCGACCAGGGTACTCAAGGCGGGTGAGACGTTCTACGAGCCGACCGGATGCCTCCGTCGGGTGTCGAAGAACCCGGGCCAGGTGAAGACCCGTCTCATCGCGGTTGTACTTCACTCGCGAGACGCAAAGGAGGTAGCCGTCCCGGAAGCAAAGCAGAAATAG